In Chitinophagales bacterium, a single genomic region encodes these proteins:
- a CDS encoding glycogen/starch synthase, which translates to MSSRKRVLIITQEMKPYLDLTDISTIVSGLPTKLQGQKLEIRVLMPRFGVINERRHRLHEVVRLSGINVVVNDEDYPLIIKVASLPGARLQVYFLDNDDFFHRKQMYQDKNGENFDDNAERMMFFNIGAIEIVRKFGWAPDVVYCSGWLTSMVPLLLKTKYKTDPIFDKSKVVYTAFQDESFEGAIKPDFKSFLKENIEIEDDKMFDVYGKGSETDLNVGALHYADGATIGSDMVEKAVEDKFNSLEMPKLPFNNNTDLLIDYAKFIKAQTLNEDEVE; encoded by the coding sequence ATGAGTAGTAGAAAAAGAGTATTAATCATCACTCAAGAGATGAAGCCTTACTTAGATTTAACTGACATTTCAACAATAGTATCAGGTTTACCTACAAAATTACAAGGACAAAAATTAGAGATAAGAGTTTTAATGCCACGCTTTGGCGTTATTAACGAAAGAAGACACCGACTACACGAAGTAGTACGCTTAAGCGGTATTAATGTGGTGGTAAATGATGAGGATTATCCTTTAATTATTAAAGTAGCTTCGCTACCGGGAGCACGTTTGCAAGTATATTTTTTAGATAATGATGATTTTTTTCATCGCAAGCAAATGTACCAAGATAAAAATGGCGAAAATTTTGACGACAATGCAGAAAGAATGATGTTTTTTAATATTGGAGCTATAGAAATAGTGCGTAAATTTGGTTGGGCTCCAGATGTAGTTTATTGTAGCGGGTGGCTTACCAGTATGGTGCCTTTATTGCTAAAAACTAAATATAAAACAGACCCTATTTTTGATAAAAGTAAAGTAGTTTATACTGCATTTCAAGATGAAAGTTTTGAAGGAGCAATAAAACCTGATTTTAAGAGTTTTTTAAAAGAAAATATAGAAATAGAAGACGATAAAATGTTTGATGTTTATGGCAAAGGTTCTGAAACTGATTTGAATGTAGGAGCTTTGCATTATGCAGACGGAGCAACAATAGGTAGCGATATGGTAGAAAAAGCAGTAGAAGATAAATTTAATAGCCTTGAGATGCCTAAATTGCCATTTAACAACAATACCGATTTATTAATAGATTATGCAAAATTTATAAAAGCTCAAACGCTTAACGAAGATGAAGTTGAATAG
- a CDS encoding T9SS type A sorting domain-containing protein has product MRKQLFFWFILFIGFYSLSAQVVEDSVIMGPNYTNDVFYSLSSGNTTEVGGADWTVAFYNESISAAIMINSGRGVKLYRVSDDISTFSDVLDTANLSNWDELYDDYSTWSEFSAFEDMSTTSSSNYGWGEYNSANHQVTASRIFVIQTVNGDFYKVMVVSKITGTFTYRYATLDNSIDTTLTITPADYLNTNYAYLNMDNHTLLNLEPNNTTWDLVFKKYNAQYSPTVHYPVTGVLNNFGVEIAKVENLPNSEASYDGLVLSPDRNTIGWDWKSFNNTTYTYDLTDSLTYFVKTIDNKIYKLYFTEFAGGSTGVIKFNKEEIAQDTTNINDINSIVNYTIYPNPTKGQIELVLDLNANENLQIAVSDMFGRTVYQSNSINANAGLNAYRLDLSNNTAGVYLIQLSNGKNITTQKVILNK; this is encoded by the coding sequence ATGAGAAAACAATTATTTTTTTGGTTTATTTTATTTATAGGTTTCTATTCGCTTTCTGCACAAGTTGTTGAAGATAGTGTGATAATGGGACCAAATTACACAAATGACGTTTTTTATAGTTTATCATCTGGCAATACTACTGAAGTAGGGGGTGCAGATTGGACAGTAGCTTTTTATAATGAATCTATTTCGGCAGCTATTATGATAAATAGTGGTAGAGGCGTTAAACTTTATAGAGTTTCTGATGATATTTCTACTTTTTCTGACGTATTAGATACTGCAAATTTGTCAAATTGGGATGAACTATATGATGATTATTCAACATGGAGTGAGTTTTCTGCCTTTGAAGATATGTCAACTACATCTTCAAGTAATTATGGCTGGGGCGAATATAATTCTGCCAACCACCAAGTAACAGCTTCTAGAATTTTTGTTATTCAAACCGTAAATGGCGATTTTTACAAAGTAATGGTTGTAAGTAAAATAACCGGAACTTTTACATATAGATATGCTACTTTAGATAATTCAATAGATACAACACTTACCATTACACCCGCAGATTATTTGAATACAAACTATGCATATTTAAACATGGATAATCATACTTTGTTAAACTTAGAGCCCAACAATACTACTTGGGATTTAGTATTTAAAAAATACAATGCCCAATACAGTCCTACGGTTCATTATCCTGTAACAGGCGTACTAAACAATTTTGGTGTAGAAATAGCGAAAGTTGAAAACTTACCCAATAGCGAAGCAAGCTATGACGGATTAGTATTATCACCAGATAGAAATACCATAGGCTGGGATTGGAAATCATTTAATAATACTACCTACACTTATGATTTAACAGACTCACTAACTTACTTTGTAAAAACTATAGACAATAAAATTTATAAACTATATTTTACCGAATTTGCAGGAGGTAGTACAGGAGTAATTAAATTTAATAAAGAAGAAATAGCGCAAGACACTACTAATATTAACGATATAAACAGCATAGTTAACTACACTATTTATCCTAACCCCACAAAAGGGCAAATAGAATTAGTTTTAGACTTAAATGCTAATGAAAATCTACAAATTGCGGTTTCAGATATGTTTGGAAGAACTGTTTATCAATCTAATTCTATTAATGCAAATGCAGGATTAAACGCTTATAGATTAGATTTAAGCAATAACACAGCTGGAGTATATTTAATACAGTTATCAAACGGAAAAAATATTACAACTCAAAAAGTAATATTAAACAAATAA
- a CDS encoding DUF4270 family protein, whose translation MNRLILLLLPLVALTFCDKDPNIQGDPDSDNLAKIDTLVLEGYSLPHEVDNALNQSNVPLGVVNDATFGKREASYYAQLLLTQSSYELGANAVLDSAVLEIALKGKFGPMQQAVTFNVHEMTEALDNNNTYTSETNIAYDNTIIGTVNYIYNENNATLRIPINSAFANDLFSQFGTSTMESNTNLLSYLKGIYITPDNITGGDGHLKLDPTNANSGLKLYFTSDSPNDSLYRFAITTTSLRVNHYEKDLAGSEVQVAFDDATNNDEELYVAGLFVSKARILIPDLSFLQGKVINQAKLTFAQTDYGSNANTDYDEPVYLLLYGEKDNDSTEYLLSDYSVNTPTQYGGTAVLKEVNGVVTNTYSYNIPRFIQRVVNGETELQYFVLQSVNYNTGERIKLGGGNHPNFPIKLEILYTK comes from the coding sequence TTGAATAGGCTTATTTTATTATTGTTGCCATTAGTAGCACTTACTTTTTGCGATAAAGACCCAAATATACAAGGCGACCCGGATTCAGATAATTTGGCTAAAATAGATACTTTGGTTCTTGAAGGATATTCTTTACCTCACGAAGTAGATAATGCACTAAATCAATCAAATGTGCCACTGGGTGTGGTTAATGATGCTACTTTTGGTAAAAGAGAAGCCTCCTATTATGCACAGTTGTTGCTTACACAGTCGTCTTACGAGCTTGGAGCAAATGCTGTTTTAGATTCTGCCGTTTTAGAAATTGCACTAAAAGGAAAATTTGGACCTATGCAACAAGCAGTTACTTTTAATGTGCATGAGATGACAGAAGCCTTAGATAATAACAATACCTACACTTCAGAAACCAATATAGCTTATGATAATACAATAATAGGCACGGTAAATTATATTTATAATGAAAATAATGCTACACTTCGTATTCCTATAAATTCAGCATTCGCAAATGATTTATTTAGCCAGTTTGGCACTTCTACAATGGAGTCAAATACTAATTTGTTAAGCTATTTAAAAGGAATTTATATTACACCAGATAATATTACGGGAGGAGACGGGCATTTAAAATTAGACCCTACAAATGCTAATAGCGGACTAAAATTATATTTCACCAGTGATAGCCCTAATGATTCATTGTATAGATTTGCTATAACTACAACATCTTTAAGAGTTAATCATTACGAAAAAGATTTAGCAGGAAGTGAGGTGCAAGTAGCTTTTGATGATGCTACTAATAATGATGAGGAACTATACGTAGCAGGATTATTTGTTTCTAAAGCAAGAATATTAATTCCCGATTTAAGCTTTTTGCAAGGCAAAGTTATTAATCAAGCAAAATTGACCTTTGCTCAAACAGATTATGGTTCTAATGCTAATACAGATTATGATGAACCTGTATATTTATTGCTTTATGGCGAAAAAGATAATGATTCAACAGAATATTTACTTTCAGATTATAGTGTAAATACACCAACGCAGTACGGTGGGACGGCTGTGCTTAAAGAAGTAAACGGAGTGGTAACAAACACTTATTCATACAACATTCCGCGTTTTATACAAAGAGTGGTAAACGGAGAAACAGAATTGCAGTATTTTGTTTTGCAATCAGTAAATTACAATACAGGAGAACGCATAAAATTAGGTGGAGGGAATCACCCTAACTTCCCTATTAAATTAGAAATTTTATATACAAAGTAA
- the glmS gene encoding glutamine--fructose-6-phosphate transaminase (isomerizing) — MCGIVAYIGNKEAYPILIKGLERLEYRGYDSAGVALLNKDIHIYKKAGKVQELKDYAADKDTSGSVGIGHTRWATHGEPNQRNAHPHFSTDHDLAIIHNGIIENYAPLKEELIKRGHKFISDTDTEVLIHLIEDVKKNNNVDLLEAVRIALNEVTGAYAIVVLSKENPNQLIGARKGSPLVVGLGENDFYIASDATPIIEYTKNVVYLDDEEIALLDLDKGLSIKTIANQEKTPYVQELEMKLELLEKGGYEHFMLKEIYEQPRSIYDSMRGRIDSKKGDIYMGGMHEYKNVLMNAERIIITACGTSWHAALVAEYLFEDFARIPVEVEYASEFRYRNPVINRGDVVIAISQSGETADTLAAIEIAKQKGATVFGVCNVVGASIPRATHAGAYTHAGPEIGVASTKAFTAQVTVLIQMALWLAYNKGTINQAKLTRYLVELEAIPAKVEEALKSNDEVKKMAKAIVASESSLYLGRGYNFPVALEGALKLKEISYIHAEGYPAAEMKHGPIALIDENLPVVVLATKNSQYDKMVSNIQEVKARKGRVFAVVTKGDTEVKAMADRWIEIPDCPEELSPLVSSIPLQLLSYHVALMRGCNVDQPRNLAKSVTVE; from the coding sequence ATGTGTGGTATAGTAGCTTATATAGGAAATAAAGAAGCGTATCCTATATTAATTAAAGGGCTTGAAAGATTAGAATACAGAGGGTACGATAGTGCGGGAGTAGCTTTGCTTAACAAGGATATTCATATTTATAAAAAAGCAGGTAAAGTACAGGAACTTAAAGATTATGCTGCCGATAAAGATACCAGTGGAAGCGTAGGAATAGGGCACACAAGGTGGGCAACACATGGCGAGCCAAATCAAAGAAATGCTCATCCTCATTTTTCTACCGATCATGATTTAGCCATCATTCACAATGGAATTATTGAAAACTATGCACCTTTAAAAGAAGAGTTAATAAAAAGAGGGCATAAGTTTATTTCAGATACAGATACAGAAGTACTTATACATTTAATAGAAGATGTAAAAAAGAATAATAATGTAGATTTGTTAGAGGCGGTAAGAATTGCCTTAAACGAAGTAACGGGAGCTTATGCTATAGTTGTTTTATCTAAAGAGAATCCTAATCAATTAATAGGAGCAAGAAAAGGAAGTCCCTTAGTAGTAGGGCTGGGCGAAAATGATTTTTATATAGCTTCAGATGCTACGCCAATTATAGAATATACTAAAAATGTAGTATATCTTGATGATGAAGAAATAGCATTGTTAGATTTAGATAAAGGTTTAAGTATAAAAACCATAGCCAATCAAGAGAAAACACCTTATGTGCAAGAGCTGGAAATGAAACTTGAACTACTTGAAAAAGGTGGTTATGAGCATTTTATGCTTAAAGAGATATATGAGCAGCCAAGATCTATTTACGATAGTATGCGTGGAAGAATAGACAGCAAAAAAGGCGATATTTATATGGGTGGCATGCACGAATACAAAAATGTATTAATGAATGCCGAAAGAATTATTATTACGGCATGTGGCACATCGTGGCATGCAGCTTTAGTGGCTGAATATCTTTTTGAAGATTTTGCAAGAATACCTGTAGAAGTAGAATATGCTTCAGAATTTAGATATAGAAATCCCGTAATAAACAGAGGAGATGTAGTTATAGCTATTTCTCAAAGTGGCGAAACGGCAGACACTTTAGCCGCTATAGAAATTGCGAAGCAAAAAGGAGCTACAGTTTTTGGTGTTTGTAATGTAGTGGGAGCATCTATACCAAGAGCTACACATGCAGGAGCATACACCCATGCAGGCCCGGAAATAGGAGTGGCATCTACAAAAGCATTTACTGCACAAGTAACCGTGCTTATACAAATGGCACTTTGGTTGGCGTATAATAAAGGAACTATAAATCAAGCTAAGCTAACAAGATATTTAGTAGAGCTTGAAGCTATACCTGCAAAAGTAGAAGAAGCTTTAAAAAGCAACGATGAAGTGAAAAAAATGGCAAAAGCTATTGTAGCTTCAGAAAGTTCATTGTATTTGGGTAGAGGATATAATTTCCCTGTGGCATTAGAAGGAGCTTTAAAATTAAAAGAGATTTCGTATATACATGCAGAAGGTTATCCTGCGGCAGAGATGAAACATGGCCCTATAGCTTTAATAGATGAAAACTTGCCTGTAGTGGTATTAGCTACTAAAAACTCGCAGTACGATAAAATGGTAAGCAATATACAAGAAGTAAAAGCAAGAAAAGGGCGTGTTTTTGCGGTAGTAACTAAAGGCGATACAGAAGTAAAAGCCATGGCAGACAGATGGATAGAAATTCCCGATTGCCCGGAAGAATTATCACCATTGGTAAGTAGTATTCCTTTGCAGTTATTAAGCTACCATGTAGCATTAATGCGTGGTTGTAATGTTGACCAACCAAGAAACCTTGCCAAAAGTGTAACAGTGGAGTAA
- the gcvP gene encoding aminomethyl-transferring glycine dehydrogenase — protein sequence MASTYAFSKRHIGISAEEKDLMLKKIGVSSLDELIDQTIPSNIRSKGINLPKALTEFEYLNEIKTISKKNKVFKSYIGMGYYGTITPAVIRRNVFENPGWYTQYTPYQAEIAQGRLESLLNFQTVISDLTALPIANASLLDDATAAAETMNMFFGAFNKRTITATKFFVDEYTFPQIIDILQTRANPLNIEIVIGNFKNIEFDDTYFGALVQYPNSEGKIEDYTSFTQKAKEKGIYVGVVADILSLAILTPPGEWGADCVIGNTQRFGVPMGFGGPHAAYMATTEDFKRIIPGRIIGISTDRLEKPAYRMALQTREQHIRREKATSNICTAQALLANMAAMYAVHHGYEGIKEVASNISKLSVKLAEKLSNLGFNIKHHSFFDTIVVETTEAENIKLFAEKQHINFFYRENEVQISLDETTSIEDVNHIAIIFEKFAKGNSNANTSFGISTTLQRTSKYLQHEVFKIYRSETELMRYIKHLENKDLSLTHSMIPLGSCTMKLNAAAELEPVSWDAFANIHPFAPTEQTLGYQQIIKELESFLSEITGFHSTSVQPNSGAQGEFAGLLLIQAYHQSQGDKHRNIVLIPESAHGTNPASAVMAGCQVVVVKCDTYGNIDKEDLQQKAEEHKNNLSSLMITYPSTHGVFEHHIKEIIEIVHANGGQVYMDGANMNAQVGFTSPGEIGADVCHLNLHKTFAIPHGGGGPGVGPICCAAHLSPFLPSNALVKTGGSKATHGVAAAPYGSASILLISYAYIKMLGAEGLTEATQYAILNANYIKAVLEQYFEVLYTGKEHGKVAHELILDFRPYKHSLKIEVEDVAKRLMDYGFHAPTVSFPVAGTLMIEPTESEGLKELNRFCDAMISIKTEIDAIANGDLDADDNPLKNAPHTMQEVCATEWTHKYDRETAAFPCAYTKSNKFWPTVSRVNNSVGDRNLICTCPPVSEYAV from the coding sequence ATGGCAAGCACCTACGCATTTAGCAAAAGACATATTGGTATTTCAGCAGAAGAAAAAGATTTAATGCTCAAAAAAATAGGTGTTTCGTCTTTAGATGAACTGATAGACCAAACCATTCCTTCCAATATTCGTTCCAAAGGAATAAACTTGCCTAAAGCTCTTACCGAATTTGAATATTTAAACGAAATAAAAACCATTTCTAAAAAAAATAAAGTATTTAAAAGCTATATAGGCATGGGATACTACGGCACTATTACACCTGCCGTAATTAGAAGAAATGTATTTGAAAACCCGGGGTGGTACACACAATACACGCCTTACCAAGCAGAAATAGCACAAGGTCGTTTAGAATCTTTGTTAAATTTTCAAACCGTAATAAGCGATTTAACCGCTTTGCCCATAGCCAATGCTTCTTTATTAGATGATGCTACCGCAGCCGCAGAAACTATGAATATGTTTTTTGGAGCTTTTAATAAAAGAACTATTACTGCTACTAAGTTTTTTGTAGATGAATATACTTTCCCTCAAATAATTGATATTTTACAAACAAGAGCCAATCCCTTAAACATAGAAATAGTTATTGGCAATTTTAAAAATATAGAATTTGATGACACCTATTTTGGAGCTTTAGTTCAATATCCAAATAGCGAAGGAAAAATAGAAGATTATACCTCTTTTACTCAAAAAGCTAAAGAAAAAGGAATTTATGTGGGTGTAGTGGCAGATATTTTAAGTTTAGCCATACTAACACCTCCCGGAGAATGGGGAGCAGACTGTGTTATAGGAAACACTCAGCGTTTTGGTGTGCCTATGGGTTTTGGTGGTCCACATGCGGCATATATGGCTACTACCGAAGATTTTAAACGTATAATTCCGGGTAGAATAATAGGTATTTCTACTGATAGATTAGAGAAACCCGCCTACCGTATGGCTTTGCAAACCAGAGAGCAACATATAAGAAGAGAAAAAGCAACATCTAATATTTGTACCGCACAAGCTTTGCTGGCTAATATGGCGGCCATGTATGCCGTACACCATGGCTACGAAGGCATAAAAGAAGTAGCTTCTAATATTAGTAAACTTAGTGTTAAGCTGGCTGAAAAATTAAGTAATCTCGGTTTTAACATAAAACACCATTCCTTTTTTGACACCATAGTAGTAGAAACTACAGAAGCCGAAAACATTAAACTTTTTGCAGAAAAGCAACATATCAATTTCTTTTACAGAGAAAATGAAGTTCAAATTTCTTTAGACGAAACCACTTCTATAGAAGATGTAAACCATATTGCTATAATTTTTGAAAAATTTGCAAAAGGAAATTCAAATGCTAATACTTCTTTTGGTATTTCCACAACCTTGCAAAGAACGTCAAAATACTTACAACACGAAGTATTTAAAATATACAGAAGCGAAACGGAGTTAATGCGATATATTAAGCATTTAGAGAATAAAGATTTATCGCTTACTCATTCTATGATTCCTTTGGGTTCTTGCACTATGAAATTAAATGCAGCTGCCGAGTTAGAGCCTGTATCGTGGGATGCTTTTGCCAATATACACCCTTTTGCTCCCACTGAACAAACCTTGGGTTACCAACAAATTATAAAAGAGTTAGAATCATTTTTAAGCGAAATAACAGGTTTCCATAGCACTTCAGTTCAGCCAAATAGTGGTGCTCAGGGAGAATTTGCCGGTTTACTGCTTATTCAAGCCTACCACCAAAGCCAAGGCGATAAACACCGAAATATTGTTTTAATTCCAGAATCGGCACATGGCACTAATCCGGCTTCGGCAGTTATGGCGGGATGCCAAGTAGTGGTAGTAAAATGTGATACTTACGGCAATATAGATAAAGAAGATTTGCAGCAAAAAGCAGAAGAACATAAAAACAATTTATCTTCTTTAATGATAACCTACCCTTCTACACATGGAGTTTTTGAGCATCATATAAAAGAGATAATAGAAATAGTACACGCCAATGGAGGTCAAGTGTATATGGACGGTGCCAATATGAATGCCCAAGTGGGTTTTACCAGTCCTGGAGAAATAGGTGCTGATGTATGCCACTTAAATTTACATAAAACTTTTGCCATACCGCATGGTGGCGGTGGCCCGGGAGTAGGACCAATATGCTGTGCAGCACATTTATCGCCATTTTTGCCAAGCAATGCACTTGTGAAAACTGGCGGTAGCAAAGCTACTCATGGTGTTGCGGCAGCACCTTATGGTAGTGCATCTATTTTGCTTATTTCTTATGCTTATATAAAAATGTTAGGAGCAGAAGGTTTAACAGAAGCTACTCAATACGCTATTTTAAATGCCAATTATATTAAAGCCGTTTTAGAGCAATATTTTGAAGTACTTTATACCGGAAAAGAACATGGCAAAGTAGCTCACGAACTTATTTTAGATTTTAGACCATACAAACACAGCTTAAAAATAGAAGTAGAAGATGTAGCAAAACGATTAATGGACTATGGTTTTCATGCTCCTACGGTTTCTTTTCCTGTGGCGGGTACTTTAATGATAGAACCAACCGAAAGTGAAGGGTTAAAAGAGCTAAACCGTTTTTGTGATGCTATGATTTCTATAAAAACAGAAATAGATGCCATAGCTAATGGCGATTTAGATGCAGATGATAATCCATTAAAAAATGCACCGCACACTATGCAAGAAGTTTGTGCTACAGAGTGGACTCATAAATATGATAGAGAAACGGCCGCTTTTCCGTGTGCATACACAAAAAGTAATAAGTTTTGGCCTACTGTTTCAAGGGTTAACAACTCCGTAGGCGATAGAAATTTAATCTGCACTTGCCCTCCTGTAAGCGAATATGCTGTTTAG
- the era gene encoding GTPase Era — protein MNNNHKAGFVNIIGLPNVGKSTLLNAILGQKLAITSAKAQTTRFRTLGILNDENYQIIFSDTPGYIDNPAYKMQEEMNTYVKSTFEDADVFLFLTELGASIEKQKDLFNPLKETQTPVIIVINKIDKAKTENALEDYGKLWKESLPNAEIIFVSALDKINLYELKNSIINYLPEGPAFYNKEDLSDKNVRFFVTEIIREKLLELYKQEIPYSCHVEVEAYQEEEKLDRIRAIIYTERETQKSIIIGKGGKAIKQLGTDARKDIETFIDKKVYLELFVKVKPDWRNDDKMLKHFGYKE, from the coding sequence ATGAACAACAACCACAAAGCCGGATTCGTAAATATTATAGGACTGCCAAACGTAGGTAAATCAACATTGCTAAACGCTATTCTTGGGCAAAAGCTTGCCATTACCTCTGCTAAGGCACAAACTACGCGCTTTAGAACTTTAGGCATATTAAATGACGAAAATTATCAAATCATTTTTTCCGATACACCTGGCTACATTGACAACCCTGCCTACAAAATGCAGGAAGAAATGAACACGTATGTAAAATCTACTTTTGAAGATGCCGATGTATTTTTATTTCTTACGGAGTTGGGTGCTTCTATAGAAAAACAAAAAGACTTGTTTAATCCGCTGAAAGAAACACAAACGCCCGTTATAATAGTTATAAACAAAATAGATAAAGCTAAAACAGAAAACGCACTTGAAGATTATGGCAAACTATGGAAAGAAAGCCTACCTAATGCAGAAATAATTTTTGTTTCGGCATTAGATAAAATAAATTTATACGAGCTCAAAAATAGTATTATTAACTATCTGCCGGAAGGTCCGGCTTTTTATAACAAAGAAGATTTATCGGATAAAAATGTACGCTTTTTTGTAACCGAAATAATACGCGAAAAACTATTGGAACTATACAAGCAAGAAATTCCTTACTCTTGCCATGTAGAAGTAGAAGCCTACCAAGAAGAAGAAAAACTGGACAGAATTAGAGCTATTATTTACACCGAAAGAGAAACACAAAAATCTATAATAATAGGCAAAGGTGGCAAAGCTATAAAGCAACTTGGCACAGATGCCCGTAAAGACATAGAAACTTTTATTGACAAGAAAGTTTATTTAGAGCTTTTTGTAAAAGTAAAACCCGACTGGCGAAATGATGATAAAATGTTAAAGCATTTTGGGTATAAAGAGTAA
- a CDS encoding ComF family protein yields MTTVLNSYFKSLSQLFFPKICVACGESLIQQEETLCLVCEHQLPLTNFSAIEDNPLQKKFWGRIELQRADSLLFFEKDSTTQHLLHQLKYQNRQDVGTKLANILTEKYKTNNINIPFEGIVSVPLHKKKLKRRGYNQCDTFAKTIAESWHIPYFKNALKRNIDTKSQTGKNRADRWENVAEIFEVVEPKLIKNKHLLLIDDVLTTGATLEACGMKILEIPNTKLSVLTMACKL; encoded by the coding sequence ATGACTACTGTTTTAAATTCTTATTTCAAATCTTTATCTCAACTCTTTTTCCCTAAAATTTGTGTGGCTTGTGGCGAAAGTTTAATACAACAAGAAGAAACTCTTTGTTTAGTTTGTGAGCACCAACTTCCTCTCACTAATTTTTCTGCTATTGAAGATAATCCTTTGCAAAAAAAGTTTTGGGGAAGAATAGAATTGCAGCGTGCCGACAGTCTTTTATTTTTTGAAAAAGATTCTACTACTCAGCATTTACTACACCAATTAAAGTATCAAAACCGCCAAGATGTAGGAACTAAACTTGCTAATATTCTTACCGAAAAATATAAGACAAACAATATAAATATTCCTTTTGAGGGCATTGTGAGTGTTCCTTTACACAAGAAGAAACTGAAAAGGCGTGGCTATAACCAATGCGATACTTTTGCTAAAACAATTGCTGAAAGTTGGCATATTCCCTACTTTAAAAATGCTTTAAAACGAAATATAGACACTAAAAGTCAAACAGGGAAAAACAGAGCCGACAGATGGGAAAATGTGGCAGAAATATTTGAAGTAGTAGAACCTAAACTTATTAAAAATAAACATTTGCTTTTAATAGACGATGTGTTAACTACCGGAGCAACTTTAGAAGCCTGCGGCATGAAAATTTTAGAAATACCCAACACCAAACTTAGCGTGCTTACCATGGCGTGTAAGCTATAA